The following coding sequences are from one Pyxidicoccus xibeiensis window:
- the dapF gene encoding diaminopimelate epimerase, producing the protein MDARERIFKYHGLGNDFVVLDRRRTGVDIDAATSRWLCDRRLGIGADGVLTLLPSTRGVARMVVHNADGSIAEMCGNGLRCAVKYLVDHTDDNPGRIDVETGAGVLSCIPGYGDGGVIGVDISMGPARLVAPNLPSGTTGKPFLDSPLPDHPELRGSAVSMGNPHLVLLDQPLEDAARLGPELEHHPSFPDRTNVEFVRVESDGLTVVVWERGCGLTQACGTGACASAVAAVLAKRLPQDAWLRVTLPGGDLRIRVPGDLSDIRLRGPVAFVFEGVVALPPPR; encoded by the coding sequence GTGGACGCTCGCGAGCGCATCTTCAAGTATCACGGCCTGGGCAACGACTTCGTCGTGCTGGACCGGCGCCGTACCGGTGTGGACATCGACGCCGCCACCTCCCGGTGGCTGTGTGACCGGCGCCTGGGCATCGGCGCGGACGGCGTGCTGACGCTCCTGCCCTCCACGCGTGGCGTGGCCCGCATGGTGGTGCACAACGCCGACGGCAGCATCGCGGAGATGTGCGGCAACGGCCTGCGCTGCGCGGTGAAGTACCTGGTGGACCACACCGACGACAACCCCGGGCGCATCGACGTGGAGACCGGCGCCGGCGTGCTCTCCTGCATCCCCGGCTACGGCGACGGCGGCGTCATCGGCGTGGACATCTCCATGGGCCCCGCGCGCCTGGTCGCTCCGAACCTGCCCTCCGGCACCACCGGCAAGCCCTTCCTGGACTCGCCCCTGCCGGACCATCCCGAACTGCGCGGCTCGGCGGTGAGCATGGGCAACCCGCACCTCGTCCTCCTGGACCAGCCACTCGAAGACGCGGCCCGCCTGGGCCCCGAGCTGGAGCACCACCCCTCCTTCCCCGACCGCACCAACGTGGAGTTCGTCCGCGTGGAATCCGACGGTCTCACGGTAGTGGTGTGGGAGCGGGGCTGTGGGCTGACGCAGGCATGCGGCACCGGGGCCTGTGCCTCGGCGGTGGCGGCGGTGCTGGCGAAGCGGCTGCCCCAGGACGCCTGGCTGCGAGTCACGCTGCCTGGCGGAGACCTGCGCATCCGCGTGCCCGGCGACCTGTCCGACATCCGCCTGCGGGGCCCCGTGGCCTTCGTCTTCGAGGGCGTTGTCGCGCTTCCTCCGCCCCGGTAA
- a CDS encoding GGDEF domain-containing response regulator has product MAGPILVVDDDRFFRQLASDMLTRNGHRVVAVENATLALEEASRTPFDLVITDVVMPGVDGFSLTARLREKDPDQEVILVSQRTDVRGSEMALRSGAADCLTKPVDEADMLLAVDRALERASLRRERAQLRDENLEFARFHNLHQRCLELLSHPDLEWLQERIPSEMAAVCDAQSAALWVMDDRGDLVLRAYRGLLDKQFLAEKMNPEGPLAGRLREGQPWFARDERSAVMYVPLLSSGEIVGLAQLSDPLAGDFRPEHARDARVLADFSAIGVKNGRKMLALQRLGLRDRETAAYNLSYFTDYASKEIYKARRYGRTFSLLTFSIDNLPLVRVRLGAADAKKAVRGIIRALSKIIRDSDVIAKASDQEFYLLLPETDFFGALMFVRRAVAAVRDEPEAQDVEQRLPLALVGGASTFPKDGEDFDELVHRCRRRMDERRASLQRRLMLDGLPFWDEVDLLLGTPNSPKLPVDERSEPSRRGKVSDALFDELQAEIARELMRDPGSRGLLYVGGPEIRTDLPIAAGLESAPPDMASRIYLLGRRVDLESHPALTPVFLEGDDRVTRHEFILWLSENAAYALIQRRGLGATWGFHTSDTAVVDGLISKLQAEYDLQPY; this is encoded by the coding sequence TTGGCCGGTCCCATCCTCGTCGTCGACGACGACCGTTTCTTCCGTCAGCTCGCCAGCGACATGCTCACCCGCAACGGTCACCGCGTGGTGGCCGTGGAGAACGCGACGCTCGCGCTCGAAGAGGCGTCCCGCACGCCCTTCGACCTGGTCATCACCGACGTGGTGATGCCCGGCGTGGACGGCTTCAGCCTCACCGCGCGCCTGCGCGAGAAGGACCCGGACCAGGAGGTCATCCTCGTCAGCCAGCGCACCGACGTGCGCGGCTCGGAGATGGCGCTGCGCTCGGGCGCCGCGGACTGTCTCACCAAGCCGGTGGACGAGGCCGACATGCTGCTGGCGGTGGACCGCGCCCTGGAGCGCGCCAGCCTCCGCCGTGAGCGCGCGCAGCTGCGCGACGAGAATCTCGAGTTCGCCCGCTTCCACAACCTGCACCAGCGCTGCCTGGAGCTGTTGTCCCATCCGGACCTGGAGTGGCTGCAGGAGCGCATCCCCTCGGAGATGGCCGCCGTCTGTGACGCGCAGAGCGCCGCGCTGTGGGTGATGGACGACCGGGGAGACCTGGTGCTGCGCGCCTACCGCGGGCTGCTCGACAAGCAGTTCCTCGCGGAGAAGATGAACCCGGAGGGGCCGCTCGCGGGCCGGCTGCGCGAGGGCCAGCCCTGGTTCGCCCGCGACGAGCGCTCCGCGGTGATGTACGTGCCGCTGCTGTCCTCCGGGGAAATCGTCGGCCTGGCCCAGCTGTCGGACCCGCTGGCCGGGGACTTCCGGCCCGAGCACGCTCGCGATGCCCGCGTGCTGGCGGACTTCTCCGCCATCGGCGTGAAGAACGGCCGGAAGATGCTCGCGCTCCAGCGGCTGGGCCTGAGAGACCGCGAGACGGCGGCGTACAACCTCAGCTACTTCACCGACTACGCCTCCAAGGAAATCTACAAGGCGCGCCGCTACGGGCGGACCTTCTCCCTGCTGACCTTCTCCATCGACAACCTGCCGCTGGTGCGGGTGCGGCTGGGGGCGGCGGACGCGAAGAAGGCGGTGCGCGGCATCATCCGCGCGCTCAGTAAGATCATCCGCGACTCGGACGTCATCGCGAAGGCGAGCGACCAGGAGTTCTACCTGCTCCTGCCGGAGACGGACTTCTTCGGCGCGCTGATGTTCGTGCGCCGCGCGGTGGCCGCCGTGCGTGACGAGCCGGAGGCGCAGGACGTGGAGCAGCGCCTGCCGCTGGCGCTGGTGGGCGGGGCCAGCACCTTCCCCAAGGACGGTGAGGACTTCGACGAGCTGGTGCACCGCTGCCGCCGCCGCATGGACGAGCGCCGCGCGTCCCTGCAGCGCCGGCTGATGCTGGACGGGCTGCCCTTCTGGGACGAAGTGGACCTGCTCCTGGGCACGCCCAACAGCCCCAAGCTCCCGGTGGACGAGCGCTCCGAGCCCAGCCGCCGCGGCAAGGTGTCCGACGCGCTCTTCGACGAGCTGCAGGCGGAGATTGCCCGCGAGCTGATGAGAGACCCGGGCTCGCGCGGCCTCTTGTACGTGGGCGGACCGGAGATTCGCACGGACCTGCCCATCGCCGCGGGCCTGGAGTCGGCGCCGCCGGACATGGCGTCGCGCATCTACCTGCTGGGCCGCCGGGTGGACCTGGAGTCGCACCCCGCGCTCACCCCCGTCTTCCTGGAGGGCGACGACCGCGTGACGCGGCACGAGTTCATCCTCTGGCTCTCCGAGAACGCCGCGTACGCGCTCATCCAGCGGCGCGGGCTCGGCGCGACATGGGGCTTCCATACCTCGGACACCGCGGTGGTGGACGGGCTCATCTCCAAGCTGCAGGCCGAGTACGACCTGCAGCCCTACTGA
- a CDS encoding DUF4388 domain-containing protein has translation MAQVRKILIADPDLESVRSLSRALRTKGYQVHYAPDGSRALEVAVLRHPDLTLFDEGCRLLDARTFIQILRTNPRTEDIPVVLTTSSFDSDRQRGLRDGYLRKPFNLDEVLSRIEHIFRRSEAAKDLKSEQQEIEGSLSQLSIPDLMQLLGMNRRSGRLALERGNDRGEISVVEGRPVNAKLGRVEGEKALFRLLAWAEGTFTFSPGTNSVRPRINRGMDDALLEGMRQSDEVTRLWPGLPPRHTRLMLAPDMDLSDDQHPVTAQVVDLLRQPRALGEVLDLAPATDLEVLSVLSALVQRGVARAVEGDNADANASELLGAAEVHALRGRILRTRAPAKVATAKVFICGSGASAARRVLARVQGLEALSAEPTAVKSGFGTLGRLVLSEVLRLDFCVLPPAEAARPLWRPFTAGAVGALLLDVSEPAVRLAHYLAWEVRMPVVVVGAEVPASLQGAPAGAVGVNDDLAEALRALLVQALNPAPTLPGVTQAQRLSASAV, from the coding sequence GTGGCCCAGGTCCGGAAGATCCTCATCGCCGACCCCGACCTCGAGTCCGTGCGTTCGCTGTCACGGGCGCTGCGCACCAAGGGCTACCAGGTGCACTACGCACCGGACGGCTCGCGCGCGCTGGAGGTGGCTGTGCTGCGCCACCCCGACCTCACCCTCTTCGACGAGGGCTGCCGGCTGCTGGACGCGCGCACCTTCATCCAGATTCTGCGCACCAACCCGCGCACGGAAGACATCCCGGTGGTGCTGACGACGTCCAGCTTCGACTCGGACCGGCAGCGCGGCCTGCGCGACGGCTACCTGCGCAAGCCCTTCAACCTGGACGAGGTGCTCAGCCGCATCGAGCACATCTTCCGGCGCAGCGAGGCGGCCAAGGACCTCAAGAGCGAGCAGCAGGAAATCGAAGGCTCGCTCAGCCAGCTCAGCATCCCGGACCTGATGCAGCTGTTGGGCATGAACCGGCGCAGCGGGCGGCTGGCGCTGGAGCGCGGCAATGACCGCGGCGAAATCTCCGTCGTGGAGGGGCGCCCGGTGAACGCGAAGCTGGGGCGCGTGGAAGGGGAGAAGGCGCTGTTCCGCCTGCTGGCGTGGGCGGAAGGGACGTTCACCTTCTCGCCGGGGACGAACTCCGTGCGGCCGCGCATCAACCGGGGCATGGACGACGCGCTGCTGGAGGGCATGCGGCAGTCGGACGAGGTGACGCGCCTGTGGCCCGGCCTGCCGCCCCGGCACACGCGGCTGATGCTGGCGCCGGACATGGACCTGTCGGACGACCAGCACCCGGTGACGGCGCAGGTGGTGGACCTGCTGCGCCAGCCGCGCGCGCTGGGCGAGGTGCTGGACCTGGCGCCGGCCACGGACCTGGAAGTGCTGAGCGTGCTGTCCGCTCTGGTGCAGCGGGGCGTGGCCCGGGCCGTCGAAGGGGACAACGCGGACGCGAACGCCAGCGAGCTGCTGGGCGCCGCCGAGGTCCACGCGCTGCGCGGCCGCATCCTCCGCACGCGGGCGCCCGCGAAGGTCGCCACCGCGAAGGTCTTCATCTGCGGCAGCGGCGCCTCCGCGGCGCGGCGGGTGCTCGCGCGCGTGCAGGGGCTGGAGGCGCTGTCGGCGGAGCCCACGGCCGTCAAGAGTGGCTTCGGCACGCTGGGGCGGCTGGTGCTCAGCGAGGTGCTGCGCCTGGACTTCTGCGTGCTGCCCCCGGCGGAGGCGGCCCGGCCGCTGTGGCGGCCCTTCACCGCGGGCGCGGTGGGCGCGCTGCTGCTGGACGTGTCCGAGCCGGCGGTGCGGCTGGCGCACTACCTGGCCTGGGAGGTCCGCATGCCGGTGGTGGTGGTGGGCGCGGAGGTGCCGGCGTCCCTGCAGGGCGCGCCCGCGGGCGCGGTGGGCGTCAACGACGACCTGGCCGAGGCGCTGCGCGCGCTGCTCGTCCAGGCCCTCAACCCGGCGCCCACGCTGCCGGGGGTGACGCAGGCCCAGCGGCTCTCCGCCTCGGCGGTGTAG
- a CDS encoding fatty acid desaturase family protein: MAAAGFSQRDSRLQQWWPWRRESGWTVSQATKAKFLESGPFHQDLKARVEQYLGASGRSPRDLPRMYFKTVVILGWFAASYGWLVFGASGPLGAIVGSVSLGLAVAGIGFSVQHDANHGSYSSRRGINRLLGWTLDGIGGSSYVWNWKHNIFHHSHTNVVGLDEDIDIQPLCRLAPGQQTHAAHRFQHAYIWGLYGLLPTKWFFIDDFKDLITGRVGQQKMPRPSGRKLAGALAGKLFFYGWTLALPLFFHPVWQVLLCYALASFVLGVTLATVFQLAHCVEEADFTQVPATSPRFANDWAAHQVGSTVDFARGNPLVSWYLGGLNFQVEHHLFPRVCHLHYPALSRIVEDTCREHGVRYRSNKSVGAALKSHVRWLKRMGQPAIEGAV; this comes from the coding sequence ATGGCCGCGGCGGGGTTCTCCCAGCGCGACTCCAGGCTCCAGCAGTGGTGGCCCTGGCGGCGTGAGAGCGGGTGGACGGTGTCGCAAGCAACGAAGGCGAAGTTCCTGGAGTCGGGTCCATTTCATCAGGACCTCAAGGCGCGGGTGGAGCAGTACCTGGGAGCGAGCGGGCGCTCCCCACGGGACCTCCCCCGCATGTATTTCAAGACGGTGGTCATCCTCGGCTGGTTCGCCGCGTCGTATGGCTGGCTCGTCTTCGGCGCCTCGGGCCCGCTCGGCGCGATTGTCGGGAGCGTGTCGCTCGGGCTCGCCGTCGCCGGCATCGGCTTCAGCGTCCAGCACGACGCCAACCACGGCAGCTACTCGTCCCGGCGGGGCATCAACCGGCTGCTCGGCTGGACTCTCGATGGTATCGGCGGCTCTTCGTACGTGTGGAACTGGAAGCACAACATCTTCCACCACAGCCACACCAACGTGGTCGGCCTCGACGAGGACATCGACATCCAGCCCCTGTGCCGGCTGGCGCCCGGCCAGCAGACCCATGCGGCCCACCGCTTCCAGCACGCGTACATCTGGGGGCTCTACGGGCTGCTGCCGACAAAGTGGTTCTTCATCGACGACTTCAAGGACCTCATCACCGGGCGCGTCGGGCAGCAGAAGATGCCGCGCCCCAGCGGACGGAAGCTGGCCGGGGCGCTCGCCGGGAAGCTCTTCTTCTACGGCTGGACGCTCGCCCTGCCGCTGTTCTTCCACCCCGTCTGGCAGGTGTTGCTCTGCTATGCGCTCGCCTCGTTCGTGCTCGGGGTGACACTGGCCACCGTCTTCCAGCTCGCGCACTGCGTGGAGGAGGCGGACTTCACCCAGGTGCCGGCCACCAGCCCCAGGTTCGCCAACGACTGGGCCGCGCATCAGGTAGGCTCCACGGTGGACTTCGCGCGGGGCAACCCGCTGGTGAGCTGGTACCTGGGCGGGCTGAACTTCCAGGTGGAGCACCACCTCTTCCCGCGCGTGTGTCACCTGCACTACCCGGCACTCTCTCGCATTGTCGAGGACACGTGTCGGGAGCACGGCGTACGCTACCGTTCGAACAAGAGCGTGGGCGCGGCATTGAAGAGCCACGTACGGTGGCTCAAGCGGATGGGGCAGCCTGCCATCGAGGGTGCGGTATGA
- a CDS encoding DUF2278 family protein — protein MPLKKYGVLKGTAIAVRLGSGPSPHYQVRIIDREKDYRIAINVSSKLSPSDLEYLVDEQFRHPLTAELGQLPLGFTPLPSAPGGSALDFIRGNLFDRERMTPLPPNIPGPDNDLNEKLDHYFQRAMSDEEAVVYAFGEPWGPEPAKDKYFGFSPGAGIHDIHMNQGNHASFADQDGTWQDGGVLIHFPSSQQWVGIFLKFQSQTWHTDDRTGHAIGTTPPVPGPVPVPGPVPHDGVVRIVAALVNDTRTPEQETITLLNTSPQPVSLDGWALADKRKNKQPLSGELAPGAARVTRVAKPLELSNQGGLITLLDSQGLKVDGVAYVKDQVRRPGWTLVF, from the coding sequence ATGCCGCTGAAGAAATATGGAGTCCTGAAGGGCACGGCCATCGCAGTCCGCCTGGGCTCGGGCCCCAGTCCCCACTATCAGGTCCGCATCATCGACCGGGAGAAGGACTACCGGATTGCCATCAACGTCAGCTCGAAGCTGTCGCCGTCGGACCTGGAATATCTCGTCGACGAGCAGTTCCGGCATCCGCTCACCGCGGAGCTGGGACAGCTCCCGCTCGGCTTCACGCCGCTGCCGAGCGCTCCGGGCGGGAGCGCGCTCGACTTCATCCGCGGCAACCTGTTCGACCGCGAACGCATGACGCCCCTGCCCCCGAACATTCCCGGGCCGGACAATGACTTGAACGAGAAGCTCGACCACTACTTCCAGCGGGCGATGTCGGACGAGGAGGCTGTCGTCTATGCCTTCGGAGAGCCCTGGGGCCCGGAGCCCGCGAAGGACAAGTACTTCGGCTTCAGCCCCGGCGCGGGCATCCACGACATCCACATGAACCAGGGCAACCACGCCTCCTTCGCGGACCAGGACGGGACGTGGCAGGACGGCGGCGTGCTCATCCACTTCCCCTCGTCGCAGCAGTGGGTGGGCATCTTCCTCAAGTTCCAGTCGCAGACGTGGCACACCGATGACCGGACGGGCCATGCCATCGGCACCACCCCACCCGTTCCCGGTCCCGTGCCTGTTCCCGGCCCCGTCCCGCACGACGGCGTGGTGCGCATCGTCGCCGCGCTCGTCAACGACACGCGCACGCCCGAGCAGGAGACCATCACCCTGCTCAACACGTCACCCCAGCCGGTGTCCCTCGACGGGTGGGCGCTCGCGGACAAGCGGAAGAACAAGCAGCCCTTGAGCGGCGAGCTCGCACCGGGGGCCGCGCGCGTCACGCGGGTGGCGAAGCCCCTGGAGCTGTCGAATCAGGGCGGCCTCATCACCCTGCTCGACAGCCAGGGCTTGAAGGTGGACGGCGTCGCGTACGTGAAGGACCAGGTGCGACGCCCCGGCTGGACGCTCGTCTTCTAG
- a CDS encoding sigma 54-interacting transcriptional regulator has product MQQKISADMSTTAGLSQPRQAPAVHTVPVLTLVSHPQLQRVGERLVLEVLAATGRGVSLSRNAPDFSRPGGLLALPLGDPFLSRTPVQLEPGPRGGLRLIVPEDATQVRIGAEPVVGGREFSQEELAAGVPLVLAERVVLLLHLTASSREPGPDDLGLVGQGERIQQVRDDISRVADLNVPVLIRGETGTGKELVARAIHDRGPRRAGPFVSVNLGALAKELVAAELFGAQRGAFTGATKDREGFFRAAHGGTLFLDEVGEAPPEVQAALLRVLETGEVIPVGGHSPVPVDVRLVAATDSDLEARIQEKLFKAPLLHRLAGFEIQVPPLRERREDIGPLFLHFARQELEATGESARLTSADARAEPWLPASLAVRLVRYAWPGNVRQLRNVARQLVIGSRGLPRLRVDARLEQTLDAEAQPLPGRALSPEEASRAPEAAGAKAVRRKPSEVGEQELLEALRACSWDLKATADWLGIPRPSVYVLIDKSSLLRTARDLSPEEITRCFHECQGDLDRMVQKLEVSRRALQRRIRELGLGGGT; this is encoded by the coding sequence ATGCAGCAGAAGATTTCCGCCGACATGTCGACGACCGCCGGCCTGTCGCAGCCCCGACAGGCGCCGGCCGTGCACACCGTGCCGGTGCTGACGCTCGTGTCCCATCCGCAGCTCCAGCGCGTCGGCGAGCGCCTGGTGCTGGAGGTGCTCGCCGCCACGGGCCGGGGCGTGTCCCTGTCGCGCAATGCCCCGGACTTCTCGCGCCCCGGCGGGCTGCTGGCCCTGCCCCTGGGGGACCCGTTCCTCAGCCGCACCCCCGTGCAGCTGGAGCCCGGACCGCGAGGCGGCTTGCGGCTCATCGTCCCGGAGGACGCGACCCAGGTCCGCATCGGCGCGGAGCCCGTCGTCGGCGGTCGCGAGTTCTCGCAGGAGGAGCTGGCCGCGGGCGTGCCGCTGGTGCTCGCCGAGCGCGTGGTGCTGCTGCTCCACCTGACGGCGTCCTCCCGCGAGCCCGGGCCGGACGACCTGGGCCTCGTGGGGCAGGGCGAGCGCATCCAGCAGGTGCGCGACGACATCTCGCGCGTGGCCGACCTCAACGTGCCCGTGCTCATCCGCGGCGAGACGGGCACGGGCAAGGAGCTGGTGGCCCGCGCCATCCACGACCGCGGCCCCCGCCGCGCCGGCCCCTTCGTCAGCGTCAACCTGGGCGCGCTCGCCAAGGAGCTCGTCGCGGCGGAGCTCTTCGGCGCACAGCGGGGCGCCTTCACCGGCGCCACGAAAGACCGCGAGGGCTTCTTCCGCGCTGCCCACGGCGGCACCCTCTTCCTGGACGAGGTGGGCGAGGCCCCGCCCGAGGTCCAGGCGGCGCTCCTGCGCGTGCTGGAGACGGGCGAGGTGATTCCCGTGGGCGGCCACTCGCCGGTGCCCGTCGACGTGCGGTTGGTCGCGGCTACGGACTCCGACCTGGAGGCGCGCATCCAGGAGAAGCTCTTCAAGGCGCCGCTGCTGCACCGGCTCGCTGGCTTCGAAATCCAGGTGCCGCCGCTGCGCGAGCGCCGCGAGGACATCGGCCCGCTGTTCCTCCACTTCGCCCGGCAGGAGCTGGAGGCGACGGGTGAGTCCGCACGGCTGACGAGCGCGGACGCCCGCGCCGAGCCGTGGCTGCCCGCGTCGCTGGCCGTCCGCCTGGTGCGCTACGCGTGGCCCGGCAACGTGCGCCAGCTGCGCAACGTGGCCCGGCAGCTCGTCATCGGCAGCCGGGGCCTGCCCCGCCTGCGCGTGGACGCGCGGCTGGAGCAGACGCTGGACGCGGAGGCCCAGCCCCTGCCTGGAAGGGCCTTGTCGCCGGAAGAGGCGTCCCGGGCCCCCGAGGCCGCCGGGGCGAAGGCCGTCCGTCGCAAGCCCTCCGAAGTGGGTGAGCAGGAGCTGCTGGAGGCCCTGCGTGCCTGCTCGTGGGACCTCAAGGCCACCGCGGACTGGCTGGGCATTCCGCGCCCCTCCGTCTACGTGCTCATCGACAAGAGCTCCCTGCTGCGCACCGCGCGCGACCTGAGCCCTGAGGAAATCACCCGCTGCTTCCACGAGTGCCAGGGTGACCTGGACCGGATGGTGCAGAAGCTGGAGGTCTCCCGGCGAGCGCTCCAACGCCGCATCCGCGAGCTGGGCCTGGGCGGCGGCACGTGA